From a single Desulfosalsimonas propionicica genomic region:
- a CDS encoding MtaA/CmuA family methyltransferase, producing the protein MNRKERFMRQLEGKSVDMTPVGSTTTYGVVDIMKKCGAERPLADTDPQAMATLALGGVEYAGFEWVKAMGWDITPLSEAFGCELGEAKIDRQHSIASHPFAESIEDLEKPKDLLQRGRFPAYKEQFKILKDKVDDEMVIFGESEGPFTCGANLVGTESFMKWTFKKPNQVDQVLSVVKEGMIEVINFAFDHGADYYVIAEPTSGPALMSPKSWKKHVQPVITEIVQKIKGPLVLHICGNTDSIIEMMCETGVAGISIEEKVDLKRTVGIAEKMGVKVFGNVGTAQTLYSGTPEQAYQESIAALDNGTHFLCAACGIAPLSPLENVQQLRKARDDYFKKG; encoded by the coding sequence ATGAATCGCAAAGAACGGTTTATGCGTCAATTGGAAGGTAAAAGCGTTGACATGACCCCTGTGGGCTCTACAACAACATACGGCGTGGTTGATATAATGAAAAAATGCGGGGCTGAACGTCCCCTGGCAGATACCGATCCCCAAGCCATGGCCACTTTGGCCCTTGGCGGAGTGGAATATGCCGGTTTCGAGTGGGTCAAAGCCATGGGATGGGATATAACGCCTCTGAGCGAAGCCTTCGGCTGCGAGCTGGGAGAGGCGAAAATCGACAGACAGCACTCCATTGCCTCTCATCCTTTTGCGGAAAGCATAGAGGATTTGGAAAAACCAAAAGACCTTTTGCAACGAGGAAGATTCCCCGCCTATAAAGAACAATTCAAAATCCTGAAAGATAAAGTCGATGATGAAATGGTCATTTTCGGGGAAAGCGAAGGGCCCTTTACCTGCGGAGCGAATCTTGTCGGTACAGAATCTTTTATGAAATGGACATTTAAAAAACCCAACCAGGTGGATCAGGTCCTGAGTGTTGTCAAAGAGGGCATGATTGAAGTCATTAATTTTGCCTTTGATCATGGCGCGGATTACTATGTCATTGCTGAGCCCACTTCCGGTCCGGCTCTGATGAGCCCGAAATCCTGGAAAAAACATGTTCAACCCGTAATCACCGAAATAGTTCAAAAAATTAAAGGTCCTTTGGTTCTTCACATCTGCGGAAACACAGATTCTATTATCGAAATGATGTGCGAGACAGGCGTTGCCGGCATCAGCATCGAAGAAAAAGTCGACTTGAAACGAACAGTGGGAATTGCGGAGAAGATGGGCGTCAAAGTATTTGGCAATGTGGGCACAGCTCAAACCTTGTATAGCGGAACACCCGAACAAGCCTATCAAGAATCAATTGCTGCGCTTGACAATGGAACCCATTTTCTTTGCGCTGCCTGCGGTATAGCGCCCTTATCGCCGCTTGAAAACGTGCAGCAGCTGCGTAAGGCCAGAGATGATTATTTTAAAAAGGGATAA